From Etheostoma spectabile isolate EspeVRDwgs_2016 chromosome 19, UIUC_Espe_1.0, whole genome shotgun sequence, the proteins below share one genomic window:
- the ndrg2 gene encoding protein NDRG2 isoform X1 produces the protein MHSGGDVMTTEMQEIAITEEKPLLTGQAESKDAELAARILLDQGQEHSIETPHGVLHVTLHGTRTTRRPAILTVHDVGLDSKSCFSPLFRFEEMQEIVKNFTLIHVDAPGQEEGAAVYPTGYQYPSMDTIAEMIPAVLQFFNFRTVIGVGVGAGAYVLSKFSLANPDSVEGLVLVNIDPNTRGWIDWAAQKLISVTSSLTEQILSHLFSQEELSSNTELVQSHRERISKASNLVNIELFWKSYNSRRDLNIDRNSTFKCPVMLVVGDQAPYEDAAVDCNSKMDPTTTSFLKMADAGGLPQLTQPAKLTEAFKYFIQGMGYMASSCMTRLSRSRTTSLSSSYSMDGSRSRSRTLSQGSQGGQMPPSPSQTMEVSC, from the exons GAGGTGACGTCATGACAACAGAAATGCAGGAGATTGCCATCACGGAGGAGAAGCCTTTACTCACCGGTCAGGCTGAGTCCAAG GATGCTGAACTGGCTGCTCGGATACTCCTGGACCAAGGACAG GAGCACAGTATCGAGACCCCACACGGTGTTCTGCATGTGACCCTCCACGGCACACGGACCACCCGCAGGCCTGCTATCCTCACCGTCCATGATGTGGGTCTGGACA GTAAGAGCTGCTTCTCCCCTCTGTTCAGGTTCGAGGAGATGCAGGAGATTGTCAAGAACTTCACCCTGATTCATGTCGATGCTCCGGGGCAGGAGGAGGGGGCTGCTGTCTATCCCACAGG TTACCAGTATCCCTCCATGGACACCATAGCAGAGATGATCCCTGCCGTCCTGCAGTTTTTCAA CTTCCGCACTGTAATCGGAGTGGGTGTGGGGGCGGGAGCGTACGTCCTCTCCAAGTTCTCA CTTGCAAACCCGGATTCAGTGGAAGGTCTGGTTCTGGTCAACATCGACCCTAACACTCGAGGATGGATAGACTGGGCTGCACAGAAG CTCATCTCTGTGACATCCTCCCTCACAGAGCAGATCCTGTCCCACCTTTTCAGTCAG GAGGAGCTGTCATCAAACACAGAACTTGTGCAGTCTCACAGAGAGCGCATCTCCAAAGCGTCTAATCTGGTCAACATAGAGCTCTTCTGGAAGTCTTAcaacag TCGCAGAGATTTGAACATTGACCGCAACAGCACCTTCAA GTGCCCAGTAATGTTGGTGGTGGGCGATCAGGCTCCATATGAGGACGCTGCT GTGGACTGCAACAGCAAAATGGATCCAACAACAACTTCATTCCTAAAG ATGGCTGACGCTGGTGGTCTCCCTCAGCTGACCCAG CCTGCTAAACTGACTGAGGCTTTCAAGTATTTCATCCAGGGAATGGGCTACA TGGCTTCATCTTGCATGACCCGCCTGTCCCGCTCCCGCAccacctccctctcctcctcttacTCCATGGACGGGTCCCGCTCTCGCTCCCGCACCCTGTCCCAGGGCTCGCAGGGCGGCCAGATGCCACCCAGCCCCTCCCAAACGATGGAGGTGTCTTGctga
- the ndrg2 gene encoding protein NDRG2 isoform X2 — translation MTTEMQEIAITEEKPLLTGQAESKDAELAARILLDQGQEHSIETPHGVLHVTLHGTRTTRRPAILTVHDVGLDSKSCFSPLFRFEEMQEIVKNFTLIHVDAPGQEEGAAVYPTGYQYPSMDTIAEMIPAVLQFFNFRTVIGVGVGAGAYVLSKFSLANPDSVEGLVLVNIDPNTRGWIDWAAQKLISVTSSLTEQILSHLFSQEELSSNTELVQSHRERISKASNLVNIELFWKSYNSRRDLNIDRNSTFKCPVMLVVGDQAPYEDAAVDCNSKMDPTTTSFLKMADAGGLPQLTQPAKLTEAFKYFIQGMGYMASSCMTRLSRSRTTSLSSSYSMDGSRSRSRTLSQGSQGGQMPPSPSQTMEVSC, via the exons ATGACAACAGAAATGCAGGAGATTGCCATCACGGAGGAGAAGCCTTTACTCACCGGTCAGGCTGAGTCCAAG GATGCTGAACTGGCTGCTCGGATACTCCTGGACCAAGGACAG GAGCACAGTATCGAGACCCCACACGGTGTTCTGCATGTGACCCTCCACGGCACACGGACCACCCGCAGGCCTGCTATCCTCACCGTCCATGATGTGGGTCTGGACA GTAAGAGCTGCTTCTCCCCTCTGTTCAGGTTCGAGGAGATGCAGGAGATTGTCAAGAACTTCACCCTGATTCATGTCGATGCTCCGGGGCAGGAGGAGGGGGCTGCTGTCTATCCCACAGG TTACCAGTATCCCTCCATGGACACCATAGCAGAGATGATCCCTGCCGTCCTGCAGTTTTTCAA CTTCCGCACTGTAATCGGAGTGGGTGTGGGGGCGGGAGCGTACGTCCTCTCCAAGTTCTCA CTTGCAAACCCGGATTCAGTGGAAGGTCTGGTTCTGGTCAACATCGACCCTAACACTCGAGGATGGATAGACTGGGCTGCACAGAAG CTCATCTCTGTGACATCCTCCCTCACAGAGCAGATCCTGTCCCACCTTTTCAGTCAG GAGGAGCTGTCATCAAACACAGAACTTGTGCAGTCTCACAGAGAGCGCATCTCCAAAGCGTCTAATCTGGTCAACATAGAGCTCTTCTGGAAGTCTTAcaacag TCGCAGAGATTTGAACATTGACCGCAACAGCACCTTCAA GTGCCCAGTAATGTTGGTGGTGGGCGATCAGGCTCCATATGAGGACGCTGCT GTGGACTGCAACAGCAAAATGGATCCAACAACAACTTCATTCCTAAAG ATGGCTGACGCTGGTGGTCTCCCTCAGCTGACCCAG CCTGCTAAACTGACTGAGGCTTTCAAGTATTTCATCCAGGGAATGGGCTACA TGGCTTCATCTTGCATGACCCGCCTGTCCCGCTCCCGCAccacctccctctcctcctcttacTCCATGGACGGGTCCCGCTCTCGCTCCCGCACCCTGTCCCAGGGCTCGCAGGGCGGCCAGATGCCACCCAGCCCCTCCCAAACGATGGAGGTGTCTTGctga
- the LOC116707378 gene encoding protein translocase subunit SecA, with amino-acid sequence MEEVEGLLNRLNTLLTAHRYLTAKNNEELFLNKLQGLVTNIKWSPEDAADLFDVLLKRFESTTTDRSLLLSWMLNMLHCIEIHYITPSWKCQGKTLIELVRDRTLTDEDLEKCLANDPDKQLDEILEEIRHKKLNQIGETVLDDVRHIVSSVSKDLNSHSKGSQQSGLKKDLLTLCQAAEEAHFRPRLTQMVSWCIMALSKTGQLIQVGTGEGKSCIVAMFAAFRAMRGEKVDIMSSSSVLAQRDFKEWQNFYKVLNISVSCNTNKQDKDSKKCYECQVVYGTVEKFAGDWLRHHFHRMDIFGQRKFQCAIVDEVDSLMLDKGHHVVYLSSDMPALQHLNPLLAFIWSTVNKYTEIGTKTTVGQTYPFPHVVLENIKVKDVDEFSILQMAEDTGLLAKGSVNDLKRNPSLLTEKTASVTTDQLAKFFETVERRFPSCQFALHCKNNVGAIEELNNGPQKETAGRQRVPLLLLNGGFCQYMYSDENSVQEAVQAEIEQALHFTPCKLSQDKVSCYMPGFLSELVKFKLNVWIKNALHARNMRMDHEYVLERHGVVPVDYSCTGVVENNMQWTDGLHQFLEMKHGSKLSDMTAITNYMSNVGLFQKYGTQIFGISGTLGQQSETETLQKIYEGIKTCRIPSFKRRKLFEVEGVIVSDEKEWIKKICNVVTAKSNPTPYRAQRAVLVICETIKRAKVVHHELGDKVPNKTLYINNNMDNTAIFAKKLEAGEVLIATNLAGRGTDLQVSDEVKTAGGLFVVQTFLPKNARVESQAFGRTARQGSPGSAQLIICPSHLSKSLELVALIGKHLSVLENIFNDMLVHQHLFVVQLRLYQKSHSNEVSKDLAIKVLTKTSDLGIKTLKDARNDSVEQTLASYLDCGIPTIKKKEELFSQYLDTLNEVYKSSTKPAESDLSALNEFWGMWLLTKFNEDKSLMDLKNKLNEDLETARKKLSNRQSPSSNLHYYTAFGTELREKGKLAESIEMYTKAIQEDPCWAAIAFYNRAFASLTQQHKHQQPTCINLAREDLLNALESVELYCEQIELTCRYSTQDRNPHSDLITRLEGHMMTRRNVLVYFKANIHEAIKKLDRARDIGGNVKVEESLVFFLAPLMDVLPLACLSTESLTTIRSRDPLKLLQLTTHPFFDILYELRCLQSLGLTHVYTLDTLFSLSGYFSKVLRKAFN; translated from the coding sequence ATGGAGGAAGTTGAAGGATTGCTTAACAGACTCAACACTTTACTCACTGCTCACCGTTACTTGACTGCCAAAAATAATGAAGAGCTTTTTCTCAACAAGCTGCAAGGACTGGTTACAAATATCAAATGGAGCCCGGAGGATGCAGCAGACTTGTTTGATGTTCTTCTAAAGCGATTTGAGTCAACAACAACTGACAGATCACTTCTCCTCTCATGGATGTTAAACATGTTGCACTGTATAGAGATTCATTATATCACTCCCAGTTGGAAATGTCAAGGAAAGACACTTATTGAGTTGGTCCGAGACAGGACTTTAACAGATGAAGACCTCGAAAAATGTTTAGCCAATGACCCAGACAAGCAACTGGATGAAATTCTTGAGGAAATCCGCCACAAGAAGTTAAACCAAATTGGTGAAACAGTTTTAGATGACGTGAGACACATTGTATCATCGGTCAGTAAAGATCTTAATTCACACAGTAAAGGATCACAGCAGAGTGGCTTGAAAAAAGACTTGCTAACGCTCTGTCAGGCAGCTGAGGAAGCTCACTTCAGACCACGACTGACACAGATGGTGAGCTGGTGTATTATGGCTCTTTCCAAAACGGGTCAGTTAATTCAGGTTGGCACTGGAGAGGGGAAGTCATGTATTGTGGCAATGTTTGCAGCTTTTCGAGCTATGAGAGGAGAAAAGGTAGACATCATGTCCAGCTCATCAGTTCTTGCACAAAGAGATTTTAAAGAATGGCAAAACTTTTATAAAGTTTTGAATATCAGTGTCAGCTGCAACACCAACAAGCAAGACAAAGACTCAAAAAAGTGCTACGAGTGTCAGGTTGTTTATGGTACGGTGGAAAAGTTTGCTGGAGACTGGCTCCGGCATCACTTTCACAGGATGGACATATTTGGGCAAAGAAAATTCCAGTGTGCAATTGTGGATGAAGTGGATTCTTTGATGCTAGATAAAGGTCATCATGTGGTCTACTTAAGTAGTGATATGCCAGCTTTGCAACATCTCAATCCACTTTTGGCATTCATATGGTCCACTGTTAATAAGTACACAGAGATTGGCACAAAGACAACTGTGGGGCAAACATACCCCTTCCCTCATGTTGTGCTTGAAAACATAAAGGTCAAAGATGTCGATGAGTTCAGCATCCTTCAAATGGCTGAGGACACAGGTTTACTGGCAAAAGGTTCAGTCAATGACCTTAAAAGGAACCCAAGCCTTTTAACTGAAAAAACTGCGAGTGTTACTACTGACCAGTTGGCGAAGTTCTTTGAGACAGTGGAGAGGAGATTCCCTTCTTGCCAGTTTGCTCTGCACTGCAAAAACAATGTTGGAGCAATAGAGGAACTGAACAACGGACCACAAAAAGAAACTGCTGGAAGGCAGAGAGTGCCACTGCTTTTACTTAATGGAGGCTTCTGTCAGTACATGTATTCTGATGAAAACAGTGTACAGGAAGCTGTCCAAGCAGAAATTGAACAGGCTTTGCATTTCACACCATGCAAACTGAGCCAAGATAAAGTTAGCTGCTATATGCCGGGCTTCCTTTCAGAACTGGTCAAATTTAAACTAAACGTTTGgattaaaaatgcattacatgCACGAAACATGAGAATGGATCATGAATACGTCCTCGAGAGACATGGGGTAGTGCCTGTTGACTACAGCTGCACAGgtgttgttgaaaacaacatGCAATGGACAGATGGGCTACATCAGTTTCTTGAAATGAAACATGGGTCCAAGCTGAGCGACATGACAGCCATCACAAACTATATGTCCAATGTTGGCTTGTTTCAAAAGTATGGAACTCAGATCTTTGGAATCTCAGGGACTCTTGGACAACAATCAGAGACTGAGACGTTGCAGAAAATCTATGAAGGTATAAAGACCTGTCGGATACCTTCATTCAAACGCAGAAAGCTGTTTGAGGTTGAAGGAGTGATTGTAAGTGATGAGAAAGAATGGATAAAGAAAATCTGTAATGTTGTCACTGCAAAATCCAACCCTACTCCATATAGGGCTCAAAGAGCTGTGTTGGTCATCTGTGAGACCATCAAACGTGCAAAAGTTGTCCACCATGAGCTAGGAGATAAAGTCCCGAACAAGACGCTTTACATAAACAACAACATGGACAATACTGCAATCTTTGCCAAGAAGCTTGAAGCAGGAGAGGTCCTTATAGCAACAAATCTAGCAGGTCGTGGGACAGACCTTCAGGTTTCTGACGAGGTAAAGACAGCTGGAGGTTTGTTCGTTGTGCAGACCTTTCTGCCAAAGAATGCTCGTGTGGAGTCTCAAGCATTTGGCCGTACTGCTAGACAAGGATCTCCTGGGTCTGCTCAACTCATCATCTGCCCCAGCCATCTGTCAAAGTCCCTTGAATTGGTGGCTTTAATAGGCAAACATCTATCTGTATtggaaaatatatttaatgacaTGCTAGTTCATCAACATCTTTTTGTGGTGCAATTAAGATTGTATCAAAAAAGCCACAGCAATGAAGTATCTAAAGATTTGGCTATAAAAGTGTTGACAAAAACCTCTGATTTGGGGATAAAGACACTTAAAGATGCCAGAAATGACTCTGTGGAACAAACACTAGCTAGCTATTTGGATTGTGGAATCCCAACGATAAAGAAGAAGGAAGAGCTCTTCAGTCAGTATCTGGATACACTCAATGAAGTGTACAAAAGCAGTACCAAGCCAGCAGAATCAGATTTGTCTGCGCTGAATGAATTCTGGGGTATGTGGCTACTCACAAAGTTCAATGAGGATAAATCTTTGATggacttaaaaaacaaactaaatgaaGACCTGGAAACAGCAAGGAAGAAACTCAGCAACAGACAATCACCCTCATCCAACCTGCACTACTACACTGCATTTGGCACTGAGCTGCGTGAAAAGGGAAAGCTCGCAGAGAGTATCGAGATGTACACTAAGGCCATACAGGAGGACCCCTGTTGGGCAGCGATTGCATTTTACAACCGCGCTTTTGCTTCTTTAACCCAGCAACACAAGCATCAGCAGCCAACTTGCATCAATCTAGCTCGGGAAGATTTGCTGAATGCACTTGAGTCTGTTGAGCTCTACTGTGAACAAATTGAGCTTACTTGTAGATACTCCACACAAGACAGGAACCCCCACAGCGATTTAATCACCCGATTAGAAGGTCACATGATGACTAGACGCAACGTGTTGGTTTATTTCAAGGCAAACATTCATGAGGCCATAAAGAAGTTAGACAGGGCTAGAGACATAGGTGGAAATGTAAAAGTGGAGGAAAGTTTAGTCTTCTTCCTAGCTCCACTCATGGATGTCCTGCCCTTGGCATGCCTTTCAACAGAATCACTGACTACAATCCGCTCCAGAGACCCTCTGAAGTTGCTCCAGCTCACCACTcatcccttttttgacattctctATGAACTGAGGTGTCTTCAATCTCTGGGCCTGACTCACGTCTACACCTTAGACACACTGTTCTCTCTGAGTGGCTATTTCTCAAAGGTGCTAAGGAAAGCTTTTAATTAG